In a single window of the Lepidochelys kempii isolate rLepKem1 chromosome 21, rLepKem1.hap2, whole genome shotgun sequence genome:
- the LOC140901435 gene encoding galanin receptor 2a-like, with product MTGPAAADLHLTRHISVAMTSNSSAGNSSSSVLSDLFLLQSRRLFASIYFLIFLLGMPGNVLLLLVLIPDLMRTGASHLSRLTGPLQVNIALLDLLFFLYNVPVMFGNVLFETWRLGYVVCVTYNSLSLSIIFADFYSLLAVSLLRYMAVIHPTRTLAVSQRLIVWACVFIWALSFLFSIPLWIHYTTVEMEGETYCVNQMPKQQLSLYFRLLGGMAFLPPMLVMILCYSSIIFTLWVRRGLAVHTASSLQVNRRATVVALVTVVTFVVMWVPYWLVVFLMKDGELLTTGPTYLASNLTTLLAYANRCVNPIICFSLSSQCQAGLRKFLRRTGCCL from the coding sequence atgacagggcCTGCTGCAGCTGATCTCCACTTGACAAGGCACATCAGCGTTGCTATGACCTCCAACTCCAGTGCAGGGAACAGCTCCAGCTCTGTGCTAAGtgacctcttcctcctccaatcCAGGAGGCTCTTTGCTTCCATCTACTTTCTCATTTTCCTGCTGGGCATGCCTGGGAATGTCCTGCTGCTCCTGGTCCTGATCCCAGACCTCATGAGAACCGGTGCCAGCCACCTCTCCCGCTTGACTGGGCCCCTGCAGGTCAATATTGCTCTCCTGgacctcctcttcttcctctacaATGTCCCAGTGATGTTCGGCAACGTGCTCTTTGAGACCTGGCGCTTGGGCTACGTGGTGTGCGTCACCTACAACAGCCTGTCCCTCTCCATCATCTTTGCTGATTTCTACAGCCTGTTGGCAGTCTCCCTGCTGCGCTACATGGCGGTGATCCACCCCACGCGCACCCTGGCTGTGTCCCAGCGGCTCATCGTCTGGGCCTGCGTGTTTATATGGGCACTCAGCTTCCTCTTCTCCATCCCCTTGTGGATTCACTACACAACGGTGGAGATGGAGGGGGAGACGTACTGCGTGAACCAAATGCCCAAGCAGCAGCTGTCTCTTTACTTCAGGCTCCTGGGGGGCATGGCGTTCCTTCCCCCCATGCTAGTGATGATCCTCTGCTACTCCAGCATCATCTTCACCTTGTGGGTTAGGAGGGGGCTGGCCGTCCACACAGCCTCCAGCCTCCAGGTTAACAGGCGTGCCACGGTTGTGGCTCTGGTCACCGTGGTGACCTTTGTGGTTATGTGGGTCCCCTACTGGCTGGTGGTTTTCCTCATGAAGGATGGCGAGTTGCTCACCACAGGCCCCACGTACCTGGCGTCCAACCTGACCACCCTGCTGGCCTACGCCAACCGCTGCGTCAATCCCATCATCTGCTTCAGCCTCTCCAGCCAGTGTCAGGCCGGGCTGAGGAAGTTCCTGAGGCGGACGGGATGCTGCCTCTAG
- the LOC140901499 gene encoding galanin receptor 2a-like, giving the protein MDFPGTTAVVFLALDSTLNATAARGTEHSFFGLTVRQLRYVFATFCSLILSVGLVGNLLLLLVLIKGLQSSSSSHISILTSTFMVNITVSDLLFLLYNVTVLLLTFLQEDWQMGVAVCVSSQSLSMWTMFCSFYSMVAISILRYVAVVHPTCSFSTSKVQRLLLCMNMWLLGFFVSIPNWLHQRVMAVGDAHYCMLLLTPEQTFLYFLLFGGVAFFPFVLLLLLCYSRIVQSLWCRSPHEGHSSGGTQLNQKATVMILTVVTVFVLMWIPCSVVICLSATHRLSQTPAAFVASSLAMVLAYSNCSVSPLICFSLSAQFQGSLKKLLFRRGCR; this is encoded by the coding sequence ATGGATTTCCCAGGCACCACGGCCGTTGTCTTCCTTGCCCTCGACAGCACCCTCAACGCCACCGCCGCACGCGGCACGGAACACAGCTTCTTTGGCTTGACCGTGAGGCAGCTCAGATACGTCTTTGCCACTTTCTGCAGCCTGATCTTGTCAGTCGGTCTTGTAGGAAACCTGTTGTTGCTGCTGGTCCTGATCAAGGGtctccagagcagcagcagcagccacatcTCCATCCTGACCAGCACCTTCATGGTCAACATCACCGTCTCTGACCTGCTCTTCCTCCTCTACAACGTCACCGTGTTGCTGCTGACCTTTCTCCAGGAGGACTGGCAGATGGGTGTGGCCGTCTGTGTCAGCAGCCAGAGCCTCTCCATGTGGACCATGTTCTGCAGCTTTTACAGCATGGTGGCCATATCCATCCTGCGCTACGTGGCCGTGGTCCATCCCACCTGCTCCTTCTCCACCAGTAAGGTCCAGAGGCTCCTGCTGTGTATGAACATGTGGCTTTTGGGCTTCTTTGTCTCCATCCCCAATTGGCTGCACCAAAGGGTCATGGCAGTTGGAGACGCCCATTACTGCATGCTCCTCCTGACCCCGGAGCAAACCTTCCTCTACTTCCTTCTCTTCGGGGGCGTTGCCTTTTTCCCCTTTGTGCTGTTGTTGCTCCTGTGCTACTCCAGGATTGTCCAGTCCCTCTGGTGCCGGAGCCCCCATGAGGGCCATTCGTCAGGGGGCACCCAGCTCAACCAGAAGGCCACTGTCATGATACTGACCGTGGTGACGGTCTTTGTGCTGATGTGGATCCCTTGCTCTGTGGTGATCTGCCTCTCTGCCACTCATCGCCTCTCTCAGACGCCTGCAGCGTTCGTGGCCTCCAGTTTGGCCATGGTGCTCGCCTACTCCAACTGCTCCGTGAGCCCCCTCATCTGCTTCTCCCTTTCGGCCCAGTTTCAGGGCAGCCTGAAAAAACTGCTCTTTCGGAGAGGCTGCAGATGA